From Aedes albopictus strain Foshan chromosome 1, AalbF5, whole genome shotgun sequence, one genomic window encodes:
- the LOC134283911 gene encoding uncharacterized protein LOC134283911, which yields MIHQQQQQQSSSHPPLNPIGNYNIYSQMKMVPDGYNNFAPPVPTMSLEESPAVLGFTFPLAVENDIDRLEVAVRQSNLIRGQYVQYLNATKPVQMSIVQSFNKFFSDYSMTNFSYYGVERAEYPKTPKKAMKKYNVFTTCMLDAWQSHGITSIILVEQLKKAIYHISRRRYTRNQVLKKKMRLLQRI from the exons ATGATAcaccagcaacaacaacaacaatcgtcCTCCCATCCACCGTTGAACCCAATAGGCAACTATAATATCTACTCCCAAATGAAGATGGTTCCTGACGGTTACAACAACTTTGCCCCACCAGTCCCTACGatgtctctggaggaatctccggccgTGCTGGGTTTCACGTTTCCACTGGCCGTGGAGAACGACATAGACCGGCTAGAGGTGGCGGTGCGGCAGAGCAACTTGATTCGGGGACAATAT GTGCAATATCTGAATGCGACGAAGCCCGTCCAGATGAGTATCGTGCAATCGTTCAACAAGTTTTTCTCCGACTACTCGATGACCAACTTCAGCTACTACGGTGTGGAACGGGCCGAGTATCCCAAGACCCCGAAGAAGGCCATGAAAAAGTATAACGTTTTTACAACGTGCATGCTAG ATGCCTGGCAATCGCATGGAATTACCAGTATTATCCTAGTGGAACAGTTGAAGAAAGCAATCTATCACATAAGCCGAAGACGGTACACGCGCAATCAGGTGCTCAAGAAGAAGATGAGACTTCTGCAAAGGATTTGA
- the LOC109413330 gene encoding uncharacterized protein LOC109413330, with product MDPALIVETMLPTDVAGNPSGGYYLYDYLDFPLRQPKHVEFMECYINGNQSARKLYVQYLKASRTVNGDSLERVLKRMFADEAFLGYKYNSTAGSRRSTRPNLYQYNILSRYMLDSLVKIPILSLVSILGDDAKRITNGECPETAPPFGYSSDYEYDCLDFPCSTPKDVQRLERAVKESGDVRKQYVNYLRASRFECQNDLERVLRRMFEDEAFAGCNYTTLPIKSTRPNLTAFSVLNECMLEAWMDLTPASLYKQFSELIPKMARQAYKRQLRTRRSNALQRMVEAAQAEGGEDASARGMTSD from the exons ATGGATCCAGCTTTAATCGTAGAAACGATGTTACCCACTGATGTTGCTGGCAACCCTTCCGGAGGCTACTATCTGTACGACTACTTGGATTTCCCGTTGCGCCAGCCGAAACACGTTGAATTCATGGAATGCTACATCAATGGGAACCAGTCCGCGCGAAAGTTATAC GTACAATACTTGAAAGCCAGCAGGACCGTCAATGGGGACAGTTTGGAACGGGTCCTGAAACGAATGTTTGCAGACGAAGCCTTCTTGGGGTACAAATACAACAGTACGGCCGGTTCGAGGCGATCCACGAGACCCAATCTGTATCAGTACAATATATTGAGTCGTTATATGCTCG ATTCTCTGGTAAAAATTCCGATCCTAAGTTTGGTTTCGATCCTAGGCGATGATGCCAAGCGCATCACCAATGGAGAATGTCCGGAAACGGCGCCTCCTTTTGGTTATAGCTCGGACTACGAGTACGATTGTTTGGACTTTCCCTGTTCAACCCCCAAAGACGTGCAACGTCTGGAAAGGGCCGTGAAGGAGAGTGGAGATGTCCGGAAGCAGTAT GTCAACTACTTACGCGCAAGTAGATTCGAGTGCCAGAACGATCTGGAAAGGGTTCTGCGGCGAATGTTCGAAGACGAGGCCTTCGCAGGTTGCAACTACACGACGCTGCCGATAAAGTCAACGAGGCCCAATCTGACGGCGTTCAGCGTACTGAACGAATGCATGCTAG AAGCATGGATGGACCTGACGCCGGCCTCACTGTACAAACAGTTTTCTGAACTGATTCCGAAAATGGCTAGACAGGCCTATAAGCGCCAGTTGCGAACTCGTCGGAGTAATGCCTTGCAACGAATGGTGGAAGCCGCTCAAGCCGAGGGCGGGGAGGACGCCTCTGCAAGAGGAATGACATCAGATTAG